A DNA window from Vanacampus margaritifer isolate UIUO_Vmar chromosome 19, RoL_Vmar_1.0, whole genome shotgun sequence contains the following coding sequences:
- the LOC144039680 gene encoding uncharacterized protein LOC144039680 isoform X3: protein MNSILQLPLMMPANESVICFLTFDWLAGAQRCKFEAWLNICGKLKTQQRHQNLEKGLWNSPFQDDPAATDAEWATAALSFIPNQLQSAKGQKHGRACLRPNLGEFPSARMLTFHLPRPPLPTFSVRACVHACVIYRPGSIGKKCIPETQAQLPSPPMSSQTSGGEAGPPRRVKQKTILEEVTVTFSSPAAWLLVAALVLTWTAVAVVVLDLLDYQTLAGGVRSMGSSCVGGAAPPPSPQASADWLEMMWTFAASLVAPDEEEEEVEGIQQLTQSLTYLHWEEL, encoded by the exons ATGAATTCTATATTGCAGTTGCCTTTAATGATGCCAGCAAACGAGAGCGTTATTTGCTTTCTGACATTTGATTGGCTGGCTGGAGCCCAGCGATGCAAATTTGAGGCTTGGCTCAACATTTGTGGCAAATTAAAGACACAACAGCGTCATcaaaaccttgagaagggattGTGGAAttcccccttccaggatgatccGGCTGCAACGGACGCCGAATGGGCAACCGCTGCTCTCTCTTTCATCCCAAATCAACTCCAGTCAGCAAAAGGACAAAAACACGGCAGGGCTTGCTTAAGGCCAAACCTCGGCGAGTTTCCTTCCGCTCGCATGCTGACCTTCCACCTGCCCCGCCCGCCTCTGCCAACATTctccgtgcgtgcgtgtgtgcatgcgtgtgttatTTATCGACCCGGGTCCATAGGAAAAAAGTGCATCCCTGAAACGCAGGCTCAG CTGCCTTCTCCACCAATGAGCAGCCAGACCAGCGGCGGGGAGGCGGGCCCTCCGCGGCGGGTCAAGCAGAAGACAATTTTGGAGGAGGTGACGGTGACCTTCAGCTCGCCCGCGGCGTGGCTGCTGGTGGCGGCGCTGGTCCTCACCTGGACGGCCGTCGCCGTGGTCGTCTTGGACCTGCTGGACTACCAGACGCTGGCAG GAGGCGTGCGCTCGATGGGCTCCAGTTGCGTTGGCGGGGCGGCCCCCCCACCGTCGCCACAAGCCAGCGCAGACTGGCTGGAGATGATGTGGACGTTTGCCGCCAGCCTGGTGGCGCccgacgaggaagaggaggaggtggaaggTATTCAGCAGCTAACCCAAAGCTTGACAT ATTTGCACTGGGAGGAGTTGTGA
- the LOC144039680 gene encoding uncharacterized protein LOC144039680 isoform X2 has product MNSILQLPLMMPANESVICFLTFDWLAGAQRCKFEAWLNICGKLKTQQRHQNLEKGLWNSPFQDDPAATDAEWATAALSFIPNQLQSAKGQKHGRACLRPNLGEFPSARMLTFHLPRPPLPTFSVRACVHACVIYRPGSIGKKCIPETQAQLPSPPMSSQTSGGEAGPPRRVKQKTILEEVTVTFSSPAAWLLVAALVLTWTAVAVVVLDLLDYQTLAGVPPPPAIARRGLKANRGGVRSMGSSCVGGAAPPPSPQASADWLEMMWTFAASLVAPDEEEEEVEDLHWEEL; this is encoded by the exons ATGAATTCTATATTGCAGTTGCCTTTAATGATGCCAGCAAACGAGAGCGTTATTTGCTTTCTGACATTTGATTGGCTGGCTGGAGCCCAGCGATGCAAATTTGAGGCTTGGCTCAACATTTGTGGCAAATTAAAGACACAACAGCGTCATcaaaaccttgagaagggattGTGGAAttcccccttccaggatgatccGGCTGCAACGGACGCCGAATGGGCAACCGCTGCTCTCTCTTTCATCCCAAATCAACTCCAGTCAGCAAAAGGACAAAAACACGGCAGGGCTTGCTTAAGGCCAAACCTCGGCGAGTTTCCTTCCGCTCGCATGCTGACCTTCCACCTGCCCCGCCCGCCTCTGCCAACATTctccgtgcgtgcgtgtgtgcatgcgtgtgttatTTATCGACCCGGGTCCATAGGAAAAAAGTGCATCCCTGAAACGCAGGCTCAG CTGCCTTCTCCACCAATGAGCAGCCAGACCAGCGGCGGGGAGGCGGGCCCTCCGCGGCGGGTCAAGCAGAAGACAATTTTGGAGGAGGTGACGGTGACCTTCAGCTCGCCCGCGGCGTGGCTGCTGGTGGCGGCGCTGGTCCTCACCTGGACGGCCGTCGCCGTGGTCGTCTTGGACCTGCTGGACTACCAGACGCTGGCAG GTGTCCCGCCTCCTCCCGCCATCGCCAGGCGAGGTTTGAAGGCCAACAGAG GAGGCGTGCGCTCGATGGGCTCCAGTTGCGTTGGCGGGGCGGCCCCCCCACCGTCGCCACAAGCCAGCGCAGACTGGCTGGAGATGATGTGGACGTTTGCCGCCAGCCTGGTGGCGCccgacgaggaagaggaggaggtggaag ATTTGCACTGGGAGGAGTTGTGA
- the LOC144039680 gene encoding uncharacterized protein LOC144039680 isoform X1: MNSILQLPLMMPANESVICFLTFDWLAGAQRCKFEAWLNICGKLKTQQRHQNLEKGLWNSPFQDDPAATDAEWATAALSFIPNQLQSAKGQKHGRACLRPNLGEFPSARMLTFHLPRPPLPTFSVRACVHACVIYRPGSIGKKCIPETQAQLPSPPMSSQTSGGEAGPPRRVKQKTILEEVTVTFSSPAAWLLVAALVLTWTAVAVVVLDLLDYQTLAGVPPPPAIARRGLKANRGGVRSMGSSCVGGAAPPPSPQASADWLEMMWTFAASLVAPDEEEEEVEGIQQLTQSLTYLHWEEL; the protein is encoded by the exons ATGAATTCTATATTGCAGTTGCCTTTAATGATGCCAGCAAACGAGAGCGTTATTTGCTTTCTGACATTTGATTGGCTGGCTGGAGCCCAGCGATGCAAATTTGAGGCTTGGCTCAACATTTGTGGCAAATTAAAGACACAACAGCGTCATcaaaaccttgagaagggattGTGGAAttcccccttccaggatgatccGGCTGCAACGGACGCCGAATGGGCAACCGCTGCTCTCTCTTTCATCCCAAATCAACTCCAGTCAGCAAAAGGACAAAAACACGGCAGGGCTTGCTTAAGGCCAAACCTCGGCGAGTTTCCTTCCGCTCGCATGCTGACCTTCCACCTGCCCCGCCCGCCTCTGCCAACATTctccgtgcgtgcgtgtgtgcatgcgtgtgttatTTATCGACCCGGGTCCATAGGAAAAAAGTGCATCCCTGAAACGCAGGCTCAG CTGCCTTCTCCACCAATGAGCAGCCAGACCAGCGGCGGGGAGGCGGGCCCTCCGCGGCGGGTCAAGCAGAAGACAATTTTGGAGGAGGTGACGGTGACCTTCAGCTCGCCCGCGGCGTGGCTGCTGGTGGCGGCGCTGGTCCTCACCTGGACGGCCGTCGCCGTGGTCGTCTTGGACCTGCTGGACTACCAGACGCTGGCAG GTGTCCCGCCTCCTCCCGCCATCGCCAGGCGAGGTTTGAAGGCCAACAGAG GAGGCGTGCGCTCGATGGGCTCCAGTTGCGTTGGCGGGGCGGCCCCCCCACCGTCGCCACAAGCCAGCGCAGACTGGCTGGAGATGATGTGGACGTTTGCCGCCAGCCTGGTGGCGCccgacgaggaagaggaggaggtggaaggTATTCAGCAGCTAACCCAAAGCTTGACAT ATTTGCACTGGGAGGAGTTGTGA
- the akap7 gene encoding A kinase (PRKA) anchor protein 7 isoform X3 yields the protein MKNGSYPARSRSLTPFRRVRVMHLSRLLAGLTSTCSRTPLTHNSLVRNAKARIKIHQASGLCPVAMSKMQPDSFCAHSKETAAAAPRDDAFPDNGEKEDTASAVAKQERGRKKRKRGRRVDGEQDAEKSKKKKQTQRPNYFVSIPITNLQISSAVTEVQEAVLEREPGLAKAMIPVPTLHVTLLVTHLADQEQVDLAAAALAQVEPSLDELLGGAELVLPFSGVAHFRNDVVFVALGPGPHTRVLRCLAELLCGRFKERGLVEGDARGFQPHLTIMKLSRAPKLRSQGLKRVDPSLYSNYTSRFFGDQMVERLDLCSMLKKKQQDGYYHTETSLQLGSRSEPDEAELRRISKRLVEDAVNRAVQQYKQESLQNGGGPNAGQPPANADGTATSKTTGAVTDSMK from the exons ATGAAGAACGGATCGTATCCTGCGAGATCACGTTCACTCACTCCGTTCAGG CGCGTGCGCGTCATGCACCTGAGTCGTCTCCTTGCTGGCCTCACGTCGACTTGTTCCAGAACTCCTTTGACCCACAACAGTTTGGTTCGCAATGCGAAAGCAAGGATAAAAATACATCAG GCCTCAGGTCTGTGTCCGGTGGCCATGAGCAAGATGCAGCCTGACAGCTTCTGCGCCCACAGCAAGGAAACCGCAGCTGCTGCTCCCCGCGATGATGCTTTTCCTGACAATGGAGAAAAAGAGGACACTGCTTCTGCAG TGGCGAAGCAAGAGCGGggcaggaagaagaggaagaggggaCGGCGAGTGGACGGTGAGCAAGATGCAGAGAAgagcaaaaagaagaagcagaccCAACGGCCCAACTACTTTGTCTCCATTCCCATCACCAACTTACAG ATCAGTTCGGCGGTGACCGAGGTCCAAGAAGCGGTGCTGGAGCGGGAGCCCGGCTTGGCCAAAGCCATGATCCCCGTTCCCACGCTCCACGTCACGCTGCTCGTCACCCATCTAGCCGACCAGGAGCAAGTGGACCT GGCGGCGGCAGCGCTGGCCCAGGTGGAGCCGTCATTGGACGAGCTGCTGGGTGGGGCGGAGCTGGTGCTGCCCTTCTCGGGCGTCGCTCACTTCAGAAACGATGTGGTGTTTGTCGCCTTGGGCCCGGGACCGCACACGCGTGTGCTGCGCTGCCTGGCAG AGTTACTGTGCGGTCGTTTCAAGGAGCGAGGACTTGTGGAAGGCGACGCTCGTGGCTTTCAACCTCATCTCACCATCATGAAGTTGTCCAGAGCTCCAAAGCTCAGATCGCAG GGTCTCAAGCGCGTGGACCCTTCGCTGTACTCCAACTACACCAGCAG GTTTTTTGGCGACCAGATGGTGGAGCGTCTGGATCTTTGCTCCATGCTGAAAAAGAAGCAGCAGGACGGCTACTACCACACGGAGACGTCGCTGCAACTCG GTAGTCGGTCTGAGCCGGATGAGGCGGAGCTACGGAGGATCAGCAAGCGATTGGTGGAAGATGCCGTCAATCGCGCCGTGCAGCAATACAAACAAGAAAGCCTCCAAAACGGGGGCGGGCCCAATGCAGGTCAGCCGCCGGCAAACGCAGACGGGACTGCGACGAGCAAGACGACGGGCGCCGTGACGGACAGCATGAAGTGA
- the akap7 gene encoding A kinase (PRKA) anchor protein 7 isoform X1: protein MKNGSYPARSRSLTPFRRVRVMHLSRLLAGLTSTCSRTPLTHNSLVRNAKARIKIHQASGLCPVAMSKMQPDSFCAHSKETAAAAPRDDAFPDNGEKEDTASAGVSALERGSESENLKEIQGQENGESGASSNSGQLFSNWRAEPGIDRESTHVWSSVAKQERGRKKRKRGRRVDGEQDAEKSKKKKQTQRPNYFVSIPITNLQISSAVTEVQEAVLEREPGLAKAMIPVPTLHVTLLVTHLADQEQVDLAAAALAQVEPSLDELLGGAELVLPFSGVAHFRNDVVFVALGPGPHTRVLRCLAELLCGRFKERGLVEGDARGFQPHLTIMKLSRAPKLRSQGLKRVDPSLYSNYTSRFFGDQMVERLDLCSMLKKKQQDGYYHTETSLQLGSRSEPDEAELRRISKRLVEDAVNRAVQQYKQESLQNGGGPNAGQPPANADGTATSKTTGAVTDSMK, encoded by the exons ATGAAGAACGGATCGTATCCTGCGAGATCACGTTCACTCACTCCGTTCAGG CGCGTGCGCGTCATGCACCTGAGTCGTCTCCTTGCTGGCCTCACGTCGACTTGTTCCAGAACTCCTTTGACCCACAACAGTTTGGTTCGCAATGCGAAAGCAAGGATAAAAATACATCAG GCCTCAGGTCTGTGTCCGGTGGCCATGAGCAAGATGCAGCCTGACAGCTTCTGCGCCCACAGCAAGGAAACCGCAGCTGCTGCTCCCCGCGATGATGCTTTTCCTGACAATGGAGAAAAAGAGGACACTGCTTCTGCAGGTGTGTCTGCTCTTGAGAGGGGCTCAGAATCGGAGAACCTGAAGGAAATCCAAGGCCAGGAGAATGGGGAGAGTGGCGCCTCCAGCAACTCGGGTCAACTCTTTTCAAACTGGCGCGCAGAACCAGGAATTGATCGAGAATCAACGCATGTTTGGAGTAGTG TGGCGAAGCAAGAGCGGggcaggaagaagaggaagaggggaCGGCGAGTGGACGGTGAGCAAGATGCAGAGAAgagcaaaaagaagaagcagaccCAACGGCCCAACTACTTTGTCTCCATTCCCATCACCAACTTACAG ATCAGTTCGGCGGTGACCGAGGTCCAAGAAGCGGTGCTGGAGCGGGAGCCCGGCTTGGCCAAAGCCATGATCCCCGTTCCCACGCTCCACGTCACGCTGCTCGTCACCCATCTAGCCGACCAGGAGCAAGTGGACCT GGCGGCGGCAGCGCTGGCCCAGGTGGAGCCGTCATTGGACGAGCTGCTGGGTGGGGCGGAGCTGGTGCTGCCCTTCTCGGGCGTCGCTCACTTCAGAAACGATGTGGTGTTTGTCGCCTTGGGCCCGGGACCGCACACGCGTGTGCTGCGCTGCCTGGCAG AGTTACTGTGCGGTCGTTTCAAGGAGCGAGGACTTGTGGAAGGCGACGCTCGTGGCTTTCAACCTCATCTCACCATCATGAAGTTGTCCAGAGCTCCAAAGCTCAGATCGCAG GGTCTCAAGCGCGTGGACCCTTCGCTGTACTCCAACTACACCAGCAG GTTTTTTGGCGACCAGATGGTGGAGCGTCTGGATCTTTGCTCCATGCTGAAAAAGAAGCAGCAGGACGGCTACTACCACACGGAGACGTCGCTGCAACTCG GTAGTCGGTCTGAGCCGGATGAGGCGGAGCTACGGAGGATCAGCAAGCGATTGGTGGAAGATGCCGTCAATCGCGCCGTGCAGCAATACAAACAAGAAAGCCTCCAAAACGGGGGCGGGCCCAATGCAGGTCAGCCGCCGGCAAACGCAGACGGGACTGCGACGAGCAAGACGACGGGCGCCGTGACGGACAGCATGAAGTGA
- the akap7 gene encoding A kinase (PRKA) anchor protein 7 isoform X2 has translation MHLSRLLAGLTSTCSRTPLTHNSLVRNAKARIKIHQASGLCPVAMSKMQPDSFCAHSKETAAAAPRDDAFPDNGEKEDTASAGVSALERGSESENLKEIQGQENGESGASSNSGQLFSNWRAEPGIDRESTHVWSSVAKQERGRKKRKRGRRVDGEQDAEKSKKKKQTQRPNYFVSIPITNLQISSAVTEVQEAVLEREPGLAKAMIPVPTLHVTLLVTHLADQEQVDLAAAALAQVEPSLDELLGGAELVLPFSGVAHFRNDVVFVALGPGPHTRVLRCLAELLCGRFKERGLVEGDARGFQPHLTIMKLSRAPKLRSQGLKRVDPSLYSNYTSRFFGDQMVERLDLCSMLKKKQQDGYYHTETSLQLGSRSEPDEAELRRISKRLVEDAVNRAVQQYKQESLQNGGGPNAGQPPANADGTATSKTTGAVTDSMK, from the exons ATGCACCTGAGTCGTCTCCTTGCTGGCCTCACGTCGACTTGTTCCAGAACTCCTTTGACCCACAACAGTTTGGTTCGCAATGCGAAAGCAAGGATAAAAATACATCAG GCCTCAGGTCTGTGTCCGGTGGCCATGAGCAAGATGCAGCCTGACAGCTTCTGCGCCCACAGCAAGGAAACCGCAGCTGCTGCTCCCCGCGATGATGCTTTTCCTGACAATGGAGAAAAAGAGGACACTGCTTCTGCAGGTGTGTCTGCTCTTGAGAGGGGCTCAGAATCGGAGAACCTGAAGGAAATCCAAGGCCAGGAGAATGGGGAGAGTGGCGCCTCCAGCAACTCGGGTCAACTCTTTTCAAACTGGCGCGCAGAACCAGGAATTGATCGAGAATCAACGCATGTTTGGAGTAGTG TGGCGAAGCAAGAGCGGggcaggaagaagaggaagaggggaCGGCGAGTGGACGGTGAGCAAGATGCAGAGAAgagcaaaaagaagaagcagaccCAACGGCCCAACTACTTTGTCTCCATTCCCATCACCAACTTACAG ATCAGTTCGGCGGTGACCGAGGTCCAAGAAGCGGTGCTGGAGCGGGAGCCCGGCTTGGCCAAAGCCATGATCCCCGTTCCCACGCTCCACGTCACGCTGCTCGTCACCCATCTAGCCGACCAGGAGCAAGTGGACCT GGCGGCGGCAGCGCTGGCCCAGGTGGAGCCGTCATTGGACGAGCTGCTGGGTGGGGCGGAGCTGGTGCTGCCCTTCTCGGGCGTCGCTCACTTCAGAAACGATGTGGTGTTTGTCGCCTTGGGCCCGGGACCGCACACGCGTGTGCTGCGCTGCCTGGCAG AGTTACTGTGCGGTCGTTTCAAGGAGCGAGGACTTGTGGAAGGCGACGCTCGTGGCTTTCAACCTCATCTCACCATCATGAAGTTGTCCAGAGCTCCAAAGCTCAGATCGCAG GGTCTCAAGCGCGTGGACCCTTCGCTGTACTCCAACTACACCAGCAG GTTTTTTGGCGACCAGATGGTGGAGCGTCTGGATCTTTGCTCCATGCTGAAAAAGAAGCAGCAGGACGGCTACTACCACACGGAGACGTCGCTGCAACTCG GTAGTCGGTCTGAGCCGGATGAGGCGGAGCTACGGAGGATCAGCAAGCGATTGGTGGAAGATGCCGTCAATCGCGCCGTGCAGCAATACAAACAAGAAAGCCTCCAAAACGGGGGCGGGCCCAATGCAGGTCAGCCGCCGGCAAACGCAGACGGGACTGCGACGAGCAAGACGACGGGCGCCGTGACGGACAGCATGAAGTGA
- the akap7 gene encoding A kinase (PRKA) anchor protein 7 isoform X4, whose amino-acid sequence MSKMQPDSFCAHSKETAAAAPRDDAFPDNGEKEDTASAGVSALERGSESENLKEIQGQENGESGASSNSGQLFSNWRAEPGIDRESTHVWSSVAKQERGRKKRKRGRRVDGEQDAEKSKKKKQTQRPNYFVSIPITNLQISSAVTEVQEAVLEREPGLAKAMIPVPTLHVTLLVTHLADQEQVDLAAAALAQVEPSLDELLGGAELVLPFSGVAHFRNDVVFVALGPGPHTRVLRCLAELLCGRFKERGLVEGDARGFQPHLTIMKLSRAPKLRSQGLKRVDPSLYSNYTSRFFGDQMVERLDLCSMLKKKQQDGYYHTETSLQLGSRSEPDEAELRRISKRLVEDAVNRAVQQYKQESLQNGGGPNAGQPPANADGTATSKTTGAVTDSMK is encoded by the exons ATGAGCAAGATGCAGCCTGACAGCTTCTGCGCCCACAGCAAGGAAACCGCAGCTGCTGCTCCCCGCGATGATGCTTTTCCTGACAATGGAGAAAAAGAGGACACTGCTTCTGCAGGTGTGTCTGCTCTTGAGAGGGGCTCAGAATCGGAGAACCTGAAGGAAATCCAAGGCCAGGAGAATGGGGAGAGTGGCGCCTCCAGCAACTCGGGTCAACTCTTTTCAAACTGGCGCGCAGAACCAGGAATTGATCGAGAATCAACGCATGTTTGGAGTAGTG TGGCGAAGCAAGAGCGGggcaggaagaagaggaagaggggaCGGCGAGTGGACGGTGAGCAAGATGCAGAGAAgagcaaaaagaagaagcagaccCAACGGCCCAACTACTTTGTCTCCATTCCCATCACCAACTTACAG ATCAGTTCGGCGGTGACCGAGGTCCAAGAAGCGGTGCTGGAGCGGGAGCCCGGCTTGGCCAAAGCCATGATCCCCGTTCCCACGCTCCACGTCACGCTGCTCGTCACCCATCTAGCCGACCAGGAGCAAGTGGACCT GGCGGCGGCAGCGCTGGCCCAGGTGGAGCCGTCATTGGACGAGCTGCTGGGTGGGGCGGAGCTGGTGCTGCCCTTCTCGGGCGTCGCTCACTTCAGAAACGATGTGGTGTTTGTCGCCTTGGGCCCGGGACCGCACACGCGTGTGCTGCGCTGCCTGGCAG AGTTACTGTGCGGTCGTTTCAAGGAGCGAGGACTTGTGGAAGGCGACGCTCGTGGCTTTCAACCTCATCTCACCATCATGAAGTTGTCCAGAGCTCCAAAGCTCAGATCGCAG GGTCTCAAGCGCGTGGACCCTTCGCTGTACTCCAACTACACCAGCAG GTTTTTTGGCGACCAGATGGTGGAGCGTCTGGATCTTTGCTCCATGCTGAAAAAGAAGCAGCAGGACGGCTACTACCACACGGAGACGTCGCTGCAACTCG GTAGTCGGTCTGAGCCGGATGAGGCGGAGCTACGGAGGATCAGCAAGCGATTGGTGGAAGATGCCGTCAATCGCGCCGTGCAGCAATACAAACAAGAAAGCCTCCAAAACGGGGGCGGGCCCAATGCAGGTCAGCCGCCGGCAAACGCAGACGGGACTGCGACGAGCAAGACGACGGGCGCCGTGACGGACAGCATGAAGTGA